The Spirosoma foliorum genome has a window encoding:
- a CDS encoding glycoside hydrolase family 28 protein: MNKTQFVVRVALATLASFPTLAQSPVAYSWTNLPKIAQPVFRKDTISVLAYGAKPDGVTLNTKSINAAISACSQKGGGVVLVPSGIWMTGPIELKSNVNLHLKKSATLLFTTDKNQYALVEGVYEGKRAARNQSPISGINLTNVAITGQGIVDGNGDVWRAVNKGQLTDSQWQEKVASGGVLKDDGKVWYPSEQFKRATTENRSMLLAAGKAPQDFADMKDFLRPNLLVLTGCKKVLLEGVTFQNSPAWCLHPLMCQDLTIRNVTTKNPEYAHNGDGMDIESCKNFLIEGCTLDVGDDAICIKSGKDEEGRKRGMPTENGIIRNNIVYNGHGGFVVGSEMSGGARYIFVSNCTFMGTDKGLRFKSVRGRGGVVEHIYAKDIFMKDIAQEAIFFDMYYFVKFATDGERDERPVINEGTPVFRNMKFENIVCNGATKGVFIRGLPEMPIKNIEMDNLVLQADKGVELIDASDIRLTHTQLITKETKPVILVDNSHNLTFDAVQYDANTNLLFSITGERSQAIRVSHTDLTKAKTKAEFTKGAAEKQLIISQ; the protein is encoded by the coding sequence ATGAATAAAACTCAGTTCGTAGTACGTGTTGCTTTAGCAACGCTGGCCAGTTTCCCGACCTTGGCTCAATCGCCCGTAGCGTATAGCTGGACTAACCTTCCCAAGATCGCTCAGCCCGTTTTTCGGAAGGATACAATCAGCGTTTTAGCGTATGGTGCCAAGCCCGATGGGGTTACTCTGAACACGAAATCGATTAATGCTGCGATTTCGGCCTGTAGCCAGAAAGGTGGTGGCGTGGTACTGGTGCCGAGTGGTATCTGGATGACCGGGCCAATTGAGCTGAAAAGCAACGTCAACCTACACCTGAAAAAATCGGCTACGCTGCTGTTCACCACCGACAAAAATCAGTATGCGTTGGTAGAAGGCGTATACGAAGGCAAACGAGCCGCCCGAAATCAGTCGCCTATATCGGGCATAAATCTGACCAATGTAGCCATTACCGGTCAGGGCATTGTGGATGGAAACGGTGATGTTTGGCGGGCTGTTAACAAAGGCCAATTAACTGATAGTCAGTGGCAGGAGAAAGTAGCTTCGGGTGGTGTTTTGAAAGACGACGGCAAGGTATGGTACCCAAGCGAGCAGTTTAAGCGGGCCACTACCGAAAACCGGAGCATGTTGCTGGCAGCGGGCAAAGCTCCTCAGGATTTTGCCGATATGAAAGACTTCCTTCGCCCAAACCTGCTGGTGCTGACGGGTTGCAAAAAAGTACTGCTGGAGGGCGTCACGTTTCAGAATTCACCAGCCTGGTGCCTGCATCCACTCATGTGTCAGGATTTGACCATCCGAAACGTTACGACGAAGAATCCTGAATATGCCCACAACGGCGACGGCATGGACATTGAGTCCTGCAAAAACTTCCTGATCGAAGGGTGTACACTCGACGTAGGCGACGATGCCATTTGTATTAAATCGGGAAAAGACGAGGAAGGACGTAAACGCGGCATGCCAACCGAAAATGGCATTATTCGGAATAATATCGTCTACAACGGACATGGAGGATTTGTGGTGGGCAGCGAAATGAGCGGAGGAGCCCGGTATATTTTCGTCTCGAACTGTACGTTTATGGGAACCGATAAAGGGCTACGTTTCAAATCGGTACGAGGGCGGGGTGGCGTAGTCGAGCATATTTACGCGAAGGATATTTTCATGAAGGACATCGCGCAGGAAGCCATTTTCTTCGATATGTATTACTTCGTGAAGTTCGCGACAGATGGCGAGCGCGACGAACGCCCAGTCATTAATGAAGGCACGCCTGTCTTCCGAAATATGAAGTTTGAGAATATCGTCTGTAATGGTGCCACCAAAGGCGTTTTCATCCGTGGCTTGCCTGAAATGCCTATCAAAAATATCGAGATGGACAATCTGGTGCTACAGGCCGACAAAGGTGTAGAGCTAATCGACGCAAGTGACATTCGGCTGACGCATACTCAGTTGATTACCAAAGAAACGAAGCCCGTCATTCTGGTCGACAATAGCCATAACCTGACCTTCGATGCTGTTCAGTACGATGCGAATACGAATTTATTGTTTTCAATAACAGGCGAACGGAGTCAGGCAATTCGCGTATCCCATACCGATCTTACGAAAGCGAAAACCAAAGCTGAATTCACCAAAGGTGCCGCTGAAAAGCAATTGATTATTAGCCAATAG
- a CDS encoding TolB family protein: MKSLNQTLLIYLANLLLLASSSALAQKQNLGVFEGNTDIGAVLKPGSAQYNPKTHQYELSGSGYNIWFDHDEFHYLWKRIKGDFILYTRANLVGKGVDPHRKVGWMVRSSLDGKSAHINAAEHGDGLTSLQFRRTTGANTEEVRSKLTHADVIQLERKGNTYTMRVAKFGEPFVTEQVTDLDLGEEVYVGLFIGSHNKDVLERGTFRDVRISVPAHDGLVPYREYLASNLEILDVASGNRKVIFNAPKSIQAPNWMPDGKTLLYNGDGQMYSFNLATGQPSVLNTGDVKNNNNDHVLSFDGKMLGLSSGVKELGGSIIYTVPSKGGSPKQITPKGPSYLHGWSPDKKTLVFTGSRNNEFDIYSVPSNGGSETRLTEAKGLDDGPEYTPDGKHIYFNSSRTGTMQLYRMKADGSEQVAITNGEFHDWFPHISPDGKWIVFLSFLKDEVKSDDHPFYKHVYLRLLPISGVGQPKVIAYIYGGQGTINTPSWSPDSKRVAFISNTAESSISPVEK, from the coding sequence ATGAAAAGCCTAAACCAAACGCTTCTGATTTATTTAGCCAATCTCCTATTGTTGGCAAGCTCATCCGCTCTGGCACAGAAGCAGAACCTGGGAGTTTTTGAGGGAAATACTGACATCGGCGCCGTATTGAAACCCGGTTCTGCGCAGTATAATCCCAAAACGCACCAGTACGAACTTTCGGGTTCCGGCTATAATATCTGGTTCGATCACGACGAGTTTCATTACTTGTGGAAACGAATAAAAGGCGACTTCATTCTGTACACGCGGGCCAATCTGGTAGGCAAAGGCGTTGACCCACATCGTAAAGTTGGCTGGATGGTTCGGAGCAGTCTCGACGGCAAATCGGCCCATATCAACGCAGCCGAGCATGGCGATGGCCTTACGTCGTTACAATTCCGGCGGACTACCGGTGCCAATACCGAAGAGGTACGCTCGAAACTAACCCATGCCGACGTCATTCAACTGGAACGGAAAGGCAATACCTATACCATGCGAGTAGCCAAGTTTGGCGAACCCTTTGTAACTGAGCAGGTAACCGATCTGGATCTGGGCGAAGAAGTCTACGTCGGCTTATTTATTGGATCGCATAATAAAGATGTACTCGAACGAGGCACCTTTCGCGATGTGCGCATTAGCGTCCCCGCTCATGACGGACTCGTGCCGTACCGAGAATATCTGGCCAGCAACCTGGAAATACTGGACGTAGCGTCGGGGAATCGGAAGGTGATTTTCAATGCACCCAAGTCGATTCAGGCTCCTAACTGGATGCCCGATGGAAAAACGCTACTCTATAATGGTGACGGCCAGATGTACAGCTTCAATCTGGCAACAGGGCAGCCGTCTGTGTTGAACACAGGCGATGTAAAAAATAATAACAACGACCACGTGCTATCTTTTGACGGCAAAATGCTGGGGCTGAGCAGTGGTGTAAAAGAACTGGGCGGTTCAATTATCTACACAGTTCCATCAAAGGGCGGGTCGCCGAAACAGATTACGCCCAAAGGCCCCTCCTACTTACACGGTTGGTCGCCGGATAAGAAAACGCTGGTATTCACCGGTTCGCGCAATAACGAGTTCGACATTTACAGCGTCCCTTCCAACGGTGGCTCAGAAACCCGCCTGACAGAAGCAAAAGGACTTGATGACGGTCCAGAATATACGCCCGATGGCAAACACATCTATTTTAACTCCAGCCGTACCGGAACCATGCAACTCTACCGCATGAAAGCCGATGGAAGTGAACAGGTAGCCATCACAAACGGTGAGTTTCACGACTGGTTCCCGCATATTTCGCCTGATGGCAAATGGATCGTTTTTCTATCGTTTTTGAAAGACGAAGTGAAGTCCGACGACCATCCATTTTACAAACATGTTTACCTGCGTTTGCTGCCTATTTCGGGCGTTGGCCAACCGAAAGTGATTGCCTACATCTATGGTGGGCAGGGCACGATTAACACCCCATCGTGGTCGCCAGACAGCAAACGGGTCGCCTTCATCAGCAATACAGCCGAGAGTAGCATTAGTCCGGTTGAAAAATAG